The Stigmatella ashevillena genomic sequence GGCGCAAGAAGCTTAAAGGCGCTGGAACTAAATAAAGTTGCCAACTTCTGTGATTAGCCACGCTCCCGAAAGTCGGGATCCAGCTTAGAAAATTTATTGTTTTCCAGCGCCTAATTAGACATGACGAGGGGCTCCACCCATGGAGCCACCAGCCACGTCCTTTCACCAAAGAGAGAGGTGCGGGTCAAGGCTGGGCCCGTTCTCTCCGTGAGTCGTAACTCCTCGTCCGGCCCCGTCGTGACGAGAGGCGAATGAAGTGAGCAAGTGGCCGCTCCATTCGATGAAGGGGGAGAGCGTGAGCCTGGGAGAGACGCTTCGTCCTCATGCGGCACCTGCGACAGAAGTACCGCTGCGGCTGCGGCGGATGCGTGGAAACAGCGCTGGGGCTACCGAAGCTTCAGCACAGCGGGCACTACTCGCTGGACTTCGCCATTGAAGTAAAAGTACCTGGACCACCTGCCCTTCTGGGACCAAGTGCTGGCGCTGGCCCGCTGCTGCTACCAACGTGGGAAGCACTCTGACCTTGAAAGGGGTGGCTCTAAGGCGCTGGAAATAAATAAAATCGCCAGCTTCTGTGATTAGCCAAGCTCCCAAAAGTCGGGATCCAGTTGAACAAGTTATTCTTTTCCAGCGCCATTTAACTGCCTCCCAGCGACGCCAACTCCAGCAGGCCGTGAACCGGGGCGGTCCGTGCGAAGCCCTGAGCGCAGCTGTCGTCCTGTAGATTGGCCAGGGACAAAGCACTCGCCGCATCGCTCAAGCGCTGAGGTTAACGGAGCGGACGGTCTACAACTGCCGACGTCGGTGGCGCCAGTTCGGGCTCAGGGGCTTGGCCCCCGCAGCCCAACACATAGGATTAAGAGCGCCCAACAAAAGTAAGAGAAGGGACGATCCTCCCGAGGAGGCTCGAGGGGATCCGAGGGGCGCCATCCTCAAACCTGACTTTTGTTATGAACTCTAAATTGGAGGCAACACTACAGAATGCCAAGGCCCAGGTAGACTCCGCAATGAAACGGTTCGACATGCGAGTCACCTGAGAGCCAGCACGTCGCCCCTTGCTCACCAAAGGTATTCACAGTGACATGTGCATTACAAGCACCTCCAATGATGCTGACGGAGACCTGCCAGATGCAGGTCTTCGCTTGGCCGTAGATATTGTTCGGGTTGGTTGTATAACCAAAGAACTGATACCAGGGCGCGCGGCTAGGGACCTCGACCTGGCCATAGCCTGAATAGCTAAACATCGTCGTAGGGAACAGGTCGGAATCCAGATTATGCAGCACGGAGACACCCTCAAGCGCACCAATTGAATAGGCGCGCCCGGACGTCCAGTTGCCGATCATATAGGTTTGGGTCACAAATTCCGGCCCCAGCGGCGCGGCCTGACCATGGGCAGGCCGCGTCGGGAGTTGAACCATCTGACCTGGAACGAGTCGCACGTGCCCCAATCGCTCGGCGAGGAAGTCCTCCGCGGTAGACTCCTCCGCAGACGAGATTGCAGGGGTAAGGAAGAGCAGAGACATGGCCACCAAAGGCTTCAAGTGACGCATCATCAGGATTCTCCTGTGTCTAGGTCATGGGCCAAGAGCCCGCGCGACCAATACCATCAGTGAAATAGATATTCAACCCGGACAACCCAAGAATTATGCGAATTTATTGATAGTGGACTCTTCCACTGTAATACATAATAGGAAAGCCAGGGGCACCTGATGTGAGCGAAGGAAGGGAATGGAGCGGCAGGGGAAGGTTGCTAGTAACCGTTCACCGGCTCAGGCAGAGACAGCCGCCTGAGCCGAGTCGAAGGCAGGAAGAAGCGATGGTGGAGGCAGCCCCCGGCGGTAAGCCGACAGTACCTGGGTGAGGAACTCCAGAGGGTTACGCTTCTGCTGCTGGAGCGTTGTCACGACGGTCAGGATTCGCTCAATGAAGCGGCTGCCACGCTCGCTGCGCGTGCCGAACGAGAGTTTGCGATAGATGACGCCCTGGCGGATGGTGCGCTCGCCGTAGTTGTTGGTGGGCTCCACGCCCGGCACGTCCACGAAGACCCACAGGCATTTCTCCAGCCGAAGGATTCTGCGAGCCCCCCCTGCCGTTTTCTTCTCTGCGCACGAGGCCGCCTGCCGCAGCAGGACACCGACGGTCCGCTCCACCTCGCGCATCCGTTTCTGAAACTCCCTGCGCTTCAGCGTGCCATCGCGCACCCGGTGCCACCCCTTAAACATGCGGTGGCGCTGGGCCATCAGCTCACGGCCAATGCGCCCACCCTTGCCGCCTCTGTCAATGAAGCCTTGGAAATCTCGCGTCAGGTGCGACCCGCACACTTGGCGCAGCCCCGCGTCATACCCGTCGTAGGCGCTCCACCTGTTAAAGTCCTTGCCCAGCAGGCCCTGGATGACCTGGCTGCCACGGCTCAGAGCAATCTGGAACACCACCACCAGCGTGCCGGCCACCACCCACAGCCAGGCACGCGCCGCTCGCCCCTGCTTCACTCCCTGGGCCCACCCTGTCTCGTCGGCGTGAACCACCCCTGCATTGCGCACGTACGCCCGTGCCTGCTCCACGGGGGCACGGAGGACCGCGCTCATCTGCTGCTCCAGGTTCGACACGCTTCCCACTGACACCTGCACGCCCCCCATGTCCGAGACCACTTCACACACCAGTCTCTTGGACAGACGGTACTTGCCTACCAACAGGCTCATGCTCGCCCCCAGTCGCTCCCCGAATGCGCTGCGCGCCTCGGCCGGTACTTTGGCTCGCCTCAGGCTGCCGCACCGCTGGCACTTCAACTGGTGGCACCGGTCCTCCGTCACCCGCGCCTTCACTGGCTCCCAATCCACCACCTGATGCCTCTGGGGCTCAGCGTCCTTGCCCTTCAGCTTGCCCTGGCACTGCGGGCAGTGCTTGGGCAGCACATCCACCACCTCATCGACGCTCTCCTTCGGCACCAGGGCTCGTTCGTGCTTGGGGTGACCCGGCTGCCCTCCGGGGCGGCGCCCTCGGCGCTTCTTCTTCTTGGCTCGCACGGTCCCGGGCGCATCGCTGGACGGGGGCCTCGAGGAGTTGGTCGAGTTCTGCCCCTGTCGCTCTCGCAACCGCGCGTTCTCTTGCTCCAACTGGCGGATTCTCTCCAGTGCTGCTCCCAGCAGCACCTGCAGTTGGACCACCTGGGCCGGTATGGACTCGGACGGGCTCACTCTGTAGGTTGAACACTCCGTGCCCTACCTATCATGTCGGCTCGGTCTTTGCCTGCTTACCCCTCAACCTGCTTCCAACCCGTGAACGGTTACGCTGGAAGAAGCGTAGGGATACAGGGAAGTTCTAGCGTCATTTTCCCAGTGTGCCGAGTCGGTTCAACTCCGTTCCGGGTGCTTGGCACAGCCTCCCAGCGCCCTCTGCAAGCTCTCAAAAACGAACTGAGGGTGGGAGCGGCGATGCGACCTGTGAGGTAAGGTGCCCCTCTCTTCTTGAGGCACCCCATGCAGACACCTCGCGTTCCCGAGTTGAACCCCGCGCTCCTTCCTCCCGGCACCGTGGTGGGCTCCTGGCGCGTAGTGGCGTGGGCGGGCCGAGGCGTCCACGGCGCCGTCTACCAAGCGGTGCCGGTGGACGCTGATCGTGCCCGTCCTCTGGCGCTCAAGCTC encodes the following:
- a CDS encoding helix-turn-helix domain-containing protein; this encodes MGQGQSTRRIAQALRLTERTVYNCRRRWRQFGLRGLAPAAQHIGLRAPNKSKRRDDPPEEARGDPRGAILKPDFCYEL
- the tnpC gene encoding IS66 family transposase translates to MSPSESIPAQVVQLQVLLGAALERIRQLEQENARLRERQGQNSTNSSRPPSSDAPGTVRAKKKKRRGRRPGGQPGHPKHERALVPKESVDEVVDVLPKHCPQCQGKLKGKDAEPQRHQVVDWEPVKARVTEDRCHQLKCQRCGSLRRAKVPAEARSAFGERLGASMSLLVGKYRLSKRLVCEVVSDMGGVQVSVGSVSNLEQQMSAVLRAPVEQARAYVRNAGVVHADETGWAQGVKQGRAARAWLWVVAGTLVVVFQIALSRGSQVIQGLLGKDFNRWSAYDGYDAGLRQVCGSHLTRDFQGFIDRGGKGGRIGRELMAQRHRMFKGWHRVRDGTLKRREFQKRMREVERTVGVLLRQAASCAEKKTAGGARRILRLEKCLWVFVDVPGVEPTNNYGERTIRQGVIYRKLSFGTRSERGSRFIERILTVVTTLQQQKRNPLEFLTQVLSAYRRGLPPPSLLPAFDSAQAAVSA